CTTGGCTTAGTCTTTGAACCGACTTTCTGGTTAAATAAGAGTGTATTGGTTAGGACAACTTATAGTTTATAAATACCCAAAGAATTTCTAAAACAGGTGTTAAAAAAAATGTTTAATATAAAACGCCTGAAAAATATTGGTTATAGTAATATAAAGCCTAATTAATTGCTGAGAGCCTATTTTGAACTAATTATTACCCTCATTTTAACTAATTATTACCCTTTTATTGATGGTCATTTAATGAAATTTGAGATAACACATTTTATTAAACGAAAAGGGCTCTAAATTGAGCGGGCCTAAAGAGAGTTAAAACAGGGTATTGATTTTAAAAAATGAAGAATTTATGAGGAAGATTTCTTTTTTCCTATTCTTACTCATCTCTTACGTAAACTTATCCGCACAGACAACAAAGCAGATAACAGGTTTAGTAGTAGATGCAAGTCAAGGAGACCCCTTGATAGGAGTAAGTGTTTCTATTAAGGGGAGTACATTAGGCGCGATTACTGATGTTAATGGAAAGTATTTAATTAAAGTAAAAGTAGACGAGAAACCAACTTTAGTATTTAGGTATCTGGGTTATGTAGTACAAGAAATTGCCGTGGGAGATAAAACTGTAGTTAACGTAAGGTTAGCGCAGGAGAATAAATCACTTAACGAAGTTGTTGTTATCGGTTATGGTGAAGTACAACGTAGAGACGTTACTGGATCTATCGGTTCTGTAAAAATGGAAGATTTGCAGAAAGCTCCAGTTGGAACAGCATTAGAAGCACTGGCAGGTCGTGTAGCGGGTGTTCAAGTGCAATCAGACAATGGTAAGCCAGGTGGTGGTATGAACATTGTTATTCGTGGAGCCAACTCATTAACACAGGATAACTCGCCTTTATATGTAATAGATGGATTCCCGATGGAAGATGCTAATAATAACATCTTAAATCCATCGGAGATTGAGTCTATGGAGGTACTAAAGGATGCTTCTGCAACTGCAATTTATGGGGCCCGAGGAGCTAACGGTGTTATCTTGATTACTACAAAAAGAGGCAAAGAAGGTGCGCCTGTTATCAATTATTCAGGATATGGTGGTTTCCAGAGTGTCATCAACAGAATGGAATTAATGAATCCTTACGAATTTGTAAGGTTAGAGGCAGAGCGTGACCCAACCGGCATAAAGAAAACTTACTTGCGTGGTGATACTACCTTAGAGTTTTACAGAAATGTAGCAGGTTATGATTGGCAAGACCAATTGTTCAGAACTGCGGGTATGCAAGATCATTCTTTATCTGTATCCGGAGGAAATAAATCAACTAGATATTCCTTCTCAGGGAATTTATTCGATCAACAAGGTGTAATTATCAATTCTGGATTTAACAGAAAGCAAGGAAGAGTAACGATAGATCAAACTTTCAACGATAAATTTAAAGTTGGAGTAGACGCAAGATATACCAGTACAAAAACTTATGGTACATCTCCGGGCGACCCTGATTCAAGAAACTCATCCATGAACTATTTGATGTATAGTGTTTGGGGCTATCGTCCGGTTACCTATATAGAAGGTCAGGATCTTTTGGATAATTTATTCGATCCGGATGTTAATACAAGTAACGACTATCGTATTAATCCAATTTTATCAGCTAAGAATGAGTTGAGAGATGTCTTCAACAAAAGAATTATTTTCAATGGGTTTGCAGAATATGCTTTCACGAAAGAATTGAAGTTGAAAGTAACAGGGGGTATTAACTCTTCTGATTGGAGAAATGACGTTTTCAACAACTCACAAACACGTTACGGACATCCACAAAGTTTAAATAAAGTTAACGGTAGTATTTTATATACAGAGAGCGATACCTGGTTAAACGAAAACTTATTGACCTATAATAAGCGTTTTAATAAAAAGCATAGCTTAAATCTTGTTGGAGGGGTGACTTTCCAGGAAAATAATTATAAGC
This genomic interval from Pseudopedobacter saltans DSM 12145 contains the following:
- a CDS encoding SusC/RagA family TonB-linked outer membrane protein, translated to MRKISFFLFLLISYVNLSAQTTKQITGLVVDASQGDPLIGVSVSIKGSTLGAITDVNGKYLIKVKVDEKPTLVFRYLGYVVQEIAVGDKTVVNVRLAQENKSLNEVVVIGYGEVQRRDVTGSIGSVKMEDLQKAPVGTALEALAGRVAGVQVQSDNGKPGGGMNIVIRGANSLTQDNSPLYVIDGFPMEDANNNILNPSEIESMEVLKDASATAIYGARGANGVILITTKRGKEGAPVINYSGYGGFQSVINRMELMNPYEFVRLEAERDPTGIKKTYLRGDTTLEFYRNVAGYDWQDQLFRTAGMQDHSLSVSGGNKSTRYSFSGNLFDQQGVIINSGFNRKQGRVTIDQTFNDKFKVGVDARYTSTKTYGTSPGDPDSRNSSMNYLMYSVWGYRPVTYIEGQDLLDNLFDPDVNTSNDYRINPILSAKNELRDVFNKRIIFNGFAEYAFTKELKLKVTGGINSSDWRNDVFNNSQTRYGHPQSLNKVNGSILYTESDTWLNENLLTYNKRFNKKHSLNLVGGVTFQENNYKRYGIGAMYLPNENLGLAGLSQGVAMPITSINTSWSLMSYLARATYNYASKYILTASYRADGSSKFAKGNRWGFFPSTSLAWRVINEDFMKDQKIFTDAKVRIGYGVTGNNRVSEYPSYAKLNFDNVGPNDNGYYAFGGALTQGLFISSLANPDLKWESTAQSNIGIDLGAFKQRATLTVDYYKKKTTDLLLNALLPTSTGYSSAFKNIGSTSNEGIEISLSGDIIKTKDFSWNSSFNIAFNRNKVLSLTQNQESLTTALNWDKDYTTTPLYIAKVGQPLGQFYGMIWEGVYQPEDFNELGVLKGNIPTNGNPRESIKPGDIKYKDLNGDGVVDDLDRTVIGRGYPLHTGGFSNTLNYKRFDLNVFFQWSYGNDIMNANRLMLEYGVKPRTNQFATFANRWSPDNMDTDMFRLGGQGPTGNSYSTRVIEDGSYLRLKTVSLGYTVDPVALKKLKIKSLRFYASAQNLFTITNYTGYDPEVSVMYSGLTPGFDYSSYPRPKTIVFGLNLSL